The proteins below are encoded in one region of Desulfobacterales bacterium:
- a CDS encoding nicotinate-nucleotide adenylyltransferase, translating to MNNTLQTNGAAAFDVGVIHGRFQILHNDHLKYLLAGKEKCAHLVVGITNPDPVLTKTENSAPGRDDPAANPLTYYERQLLVRTVFREQGISSDAFSIVPFPVNFPDLYKYYVPMDAVFFLTIYDEWGKRKLGYFSDLGLATHVLWEVPPEKKGLSATDIRTRMLEKAPWTHLVPPAAARLLTDWDIRERLVYLTQ from the coding sequence ATGAATAATACGCTTCAAACCAACGGGGCCGCAGCTTTTGATGTGGGCGTCATCCATGGCCGTTTTCAGATACTGCACAATGATCATCTGAAATATCTGCTGGCCGGGAAAGAAAAATGTGCGCATCTGGTCGTCGGCATCACCAATCCGGATCCGGTGCTGACCAAAACGGAGAACAGCGCCCCGGGCAGAGATGATCCGGCTGCCAATCCGCTTACCTATTATGAGCGCCAGCTTCTGGTCAGAACCGTTTTCCGCGAGCAGGGCATTTCTTCTGATGCATTTTCGATCGTGCCGTTTCCCGTTAATTTTCCCGACCTCTACAAGTATTACGTGCCCATGGACGCCGTGTTTTTTCTGACCATCTATGACGAATGGGGAAAAAGAAAGCTGGGGTATTTTTCCGACCTAGGCTTGGCCACGCATGTGCTTTGGGAGGTGCCGCCGGAGAAAAAGGGCTTGAGTGCCACTGATATTCGAACGCGAATGCTCGAAAAAGCGCCCTGGACCCACCTTGTGCCGCCGGCTGCGGCAAGACTTCTTACAGATTGGGATATCCGTGAACGCCTGGTCTATCTGACCCAGTAA